Below is a window of Caldisericota bacterium DNA.
TTTTTATATTGGAGGAGTCAAGATTCCATATAAATTTGGATTGGAAGGTCATTCAGATGCAGATGTATTGATACATGCTCTTGTTGATGCAGTTCTTGGGGCAGCAGCGTTAGGCGATATAGGTGCACTATTCCCGGACGTGGAAGAAAAATATAGAAATATAAGGAGCAGTATTCTGCTTGAAGAAGCATTAAAACGTGTACAGATTGATGGATGGAATGTTGAAAATATTGATGCTACCGTTATTGTGGAGGAACCGGAATTAATGCCATTTATCAAAAAGATAAATGAGAATCTTTCTAAAATTATTAATATTAATTTGAACAAAATTAACGTAAAAGCAACAACGAACGAGGGAATGGGTTTTATTGGCAGAAAAGAAGGCATTGCTGCATTAGCTGTCGTATTGTTAAAAAAAGGGAATAGACAATGAAAAAACAGTTTGTTAAGGATTTAAAACCAGGTGTTTTTGTGAAAAGCATTTTTATTGTTGCAGAAACCGAAAAGGCGCTTACAAAGGACAAAAAGGTGTATGTTTCACTTATTCTTGCAGATAAGACAGGGAGAATATATGGGAAAATATGGGATAATGCCACGGAACTTGGCAAATTGTTTAAAAAAGGAGATATCGTTGAGATCTCAGGTAGTATTACAGCCTATAAGGGAACACCTCAAATTCGTGTGGAAACCTTGCGAAAATGCAGCGAGGAGGAAATAGATAGTACTGATTTTTTACCAGTTACAGAAAAAGATAGAGATGTTTTGCTTAAAAATTTTTTAGAAAAAGCGGAAAGTGTCCAAGATCCGTACCTTAAATCTCTTTTAAAAAATATATTTGCTAACAAACGAATTATTGATGGCATAAAGAATGCTCCTGCAAGTGTCTCTATACATCATAGTTATGTGGGAGGCCTGCTCGAACATACTTTGAATGTCGTAAAAATATGCGAAACAGTAGCATCTATGTATCCAGTGGTGGATCGAGATTTATTAGTAACCGGTGCACTTTTGCATGATATCGGGAAGAGTGAAGAATATAACTACAGCAAAATAATTGAACACACAGATAATGGTAAATTGTTGGGGCACATTGCGCTTGAAATGGTATTTATAAGCAAAGAGATTGAAAAGATACAATCTTTTCCTGACAATCTTGAACTTGATCTATTGCATCTCATTCTTTCACATCACGGCGAACGTGAATATGGATCTCCAAAAATTCCCTGTACTGTAGAGGCAGCTGTACTTGCTTATGCCGATCTGCTGGATAGCAGGGTTAAAAGTTTTATTGAGGTAGCAAATAGTAGCAAAGAAGATTGGAGTGGCTATATTGGCTTTCTTGGGAGAAAAATTTTTAAGAGACAAGAATAACCTTTAGATACAGAAAATAAACTCGAAAATATTTGAGGAGATGAGATGAATATATTAAGGGCAATTATTTTAGGCGCTATCCAGGGATTGACAGAATTTTTACCTGTTAGCAGTTCAGGTAATCTTGTTATTTATCCTGCAATTTTTGGGTGGGGTACACCAACGCTTTCTTTTGCAATGGCTCTGCACCTGGGAACGCTTTTTGCCGTTCTTTTATACTATTTAAGAGACGTGAAGAAGCTTGTTATAGGTTTTTTCCACACATTTAAAAGCAATAAAACAGACGAACAAAGCTTTTATGTTCGGTTGTTTTGGCTTCTTTTTGTAGCCTTGCTTCCAGCCAGTATTGTGGGCTTACTTTTTTCTGATAAAGTTGGTGAAGTATTTGCTCAGCCACATATTGTTTCTATATTTTTGTTTATTACTGCGGCTATTCTTATCATATCCAGCATTAATTTTCATGAGAAGCGCGATACTTTAAAACATATTTCTTTAAAGCACGCGTTATCTGTGGGTTTTCTCCAGGTTATCGCACTGTTTCCTGGTATTTCTCGTTCGGGCTCTACTATTGCGGGTGGAATTTTTTCTGGAATGAATAGAGAAGATGCGGCAAAATTTTCTTTTCTTCTTTCCATTCCTATCATTGGGGGAGCAGGCCTTCTTGAATTGAGGAGCGCCTTGAACGTATCCATCTCTGGGGTTTCTTTCAGTGCACTTTTAACAGGTTTTCTTGCTTCCTTTATTTTTGGTTTCTTGTCGATAAAATTCTTTTTTGCGGTTATTAGAAAAGCAAAATTTTATTATTTTGCTTTGTATTGTATAATGCTTGGTGTTGTTGGATTTATATTTACTTAATTTGCAAAGCGAAGGGAGGGGATTAAATTGTTTGAAAAAATAATTTTCCCATACGATTTTTCTGAATATGTGGAAAAGGCAATTCCTTATATCGAAAAATTTAAGAGTATAGGGGGAAAAGAAGTTATTATTATTTATGTAGTAGAATACAATGAAATTTTTAAGCATGTACTATACAAAGAATTGGAGGTGAAAAGGTTTGAGGAAAAAATGAATCTTAAACTTAAACCTCTCAAAGAAAAATTTGAAAAAATAGGTTTCGACGTGACAATATGCTTGGAGTTTGGCCCACCTGACAAGGTCATTATTAAAAAAACGTTAGAATATAAGGCGGATATTATTGTAATTGGTAGAAAAGGAAGGAGTGCTGTTGGTTCGTTTTTTTTGGGAAGCACTACATTGAGCGTATTGCAGAGAGCATCAATTCCCGTGCTTGTAGTACCATCCAAATAACCTGAACTTAATATAATTCTACTATTGTGCTTATTTCCATTGCAGCCCCAACAGGTAAACTGATTACACCGATTGCTGTTCTTGAATGTTTGCCTTTTTCATTATTATTAAAAATTGTGGCTACAAAATTGGATACTACGTTCATTACTCTGGATTGTTCTGTAAATTCGGCCGTTGAATTTATGAAGCCTTCAATTTTAACAATTTGTTTTACTTTGTCCAGGTTTCCTATTGCTTTTTTTAAGTTTGAAATGAGTTGTAGGGCACATAGCTCTGCAATTTCCTTACCATTTTCTAAGTTAAAATCTTTCCCGAATTTTCCCGCTATAATCTTTTTGTTACGTACAGGCACAATACCTGAAAGGTAAACAATGTTCCTCGTGAGAATGGCTGGGGCATATGATCCCAGGTTTTCAGAAGGTGGCGGCAGAATAATCCTAAGATCTTCTAAGCGTTTTTCTACTGTCATTATTACCTCCCTCCGTATTTTATTATATTATCTATAAATACAATCTCAATCAGAGACTCTGTATCCTAATTTTTTTACTTTTTCTTCTAATTTTGGCCAATCTTTTTCTGTGCGCACAAAAATATCCAGATAAACGGATTTGTTCACGATTTGTTGTATGTCAACACGTGCCTCTGTGCCAATTTTTTTGAGCATTTTGCCCCTTTTCCCTATTACGATTCCTTTTTGAGATTCTCTTGCGATAGATATTACAGCACGGACATATAGTACCCCGTTCTTTCTTTCTTCCATTTCTTCTATATTTACGGCAGCGGAGTAGGGGAGTTCTTTTCCAAGACGAAGAAATAGTTTTTCTCTTATTGTCTCAGCGATTAAAAGTGGCAACGGTCTATCTGTTAACATATCTTTTGGAAAGTATTCTGGCCCCTCTTGAAGATATTTTTTCGTTTTCTTAACGAGCAAATCAATATTTTTTCCTGTTAATGCAGTGATTTTTACCACTTCTTTAAATGGGAATAGCTTTCTAAATTCTTGCTCAGTGGCTTTAATTTGGGTTTCACTGTGCTGGTCTATTTTGTTTATTACAAGAAATACCGGAATATCTATTTTGTCAAGTTTTTCCATTATTTTCAGGTATTCTTCTCCGGGAAAATCTTCAGGTTCTATCATAAGATATACAAGATCAACTCCTTTTATGCTTCTTATAGCAGTTTCTACCATATATTTATTTAATGCACTTCTGGCATTATGTACTCCGGGAGTGTCTATAAATACTAATTGCGCATCAGGAAGATTTTTTACTCCTAAAATTTTGAAGCGCGTAGTCTGTGGTTTTGGTGAAATGATAGAAATCTTGGTGCCCACAAGATAGTTAAGCAGCGTAGATTTCCCAACATTTGGTCTACCCAAAATGGCAATAAATCCGCTTTTCATATATATCTCCTTCCTCTATCCCTTTTGTTTAAATTATGTTACCAGACTATTTTATTAATATTAGCGCTTTTAATTTATTATACAGTATTTTATAATTTATGTGAACCTTTTTCTTCTCGAGAGTATCTAATATATAGGTATTCAAAAAAAGGAGGCACGAGATGGCTAAAAAATTTTTAGTAGTTTTGTTGGTTGCAGTATTTGCTGCAGCACTCTTTATCGCACCAAACGTAGGCCTTGCAGAAGGGAACGATTACGAAACGGCATTAAATGTGTACAATGCGAAAATTGAGCAAGCTAATTCTGAACTGATTATTTTGAACGAGAAGATGACACAGATGAGAGAAAAACAAACAGAGATATTTACAGTGCTAAAAGAAAAGAAAGATAGTGGAGAAGAGTTTAATGAAGAAGTAAAGACGCTTATCAAAAAGCTTATGAGGATCAGAAAATCGGTAGAACGGTTCAAGGATATAAGAGATGCAAGGTTTTATTATGCAAAAATACTTTCAGGCCAGCTAAATGAAAAGACAAAGGAAGTTAGAGAAATGAGAGAAAGTAGCGGAAATGAAGAAGAGATCAAAAATCTTTTAAAAGAAACACATAATTTGAGAGGAAAGATTGGAAATGTTTTGCCTTTTAGCTTGAAACTTTCACTTAATAAGGCGGACAGGGTCAGAGAAACTGCTGAAAAACTTAAAGACAATGATAGAGAAGATAGAGCAGTAAAACTTTTAGAGAGAGCCACAAACAAAATTGAAAAAGAAATTGAAATAACAAATAAGCAGGAAGAAAATCTTGATAAAACATTGGATTTACTTAATCAGGTTGCAGAGGGGCTTGGTATATGAAGATAAATTCAATTCAGGGTATTATAACGATACGAATAACTGTGTGGTTTGCCGCAGTACTTATTGCCCCTTTTGTACTGAAGTACATTGCTAAGGAGAAAGAAATTCAGGGAGAGACAGACTATTTTAAGAGCCTCGTGCTCTCCCTTTTACTTTTTTTTGTAGCATTTACTCCATTTTTCCTTTCTAGGGCATTTTTTGTTTTGTTTCATAAACAATTTTTTACAGCGAGCATTATCTGGTTTGTTGCTGGAACATTACTTAATGGTTACTTAGCAAAGATTTATTTAAAAATTGATTATATAAAAGGGATTGTGCTATGGCTACTCACTTTGATTGTTTCTTCGACAGCTGGATTTGTTCTTACTTCTCTTTCTTTATTTCTTATTAGAACATTAAAATGAAGTATGAATTTGAGGAAATTGTTGATAAATATTATAAAGATGTATACCGGTTTATTTTTATGATGGTAAAAAACAGAGATGATGCTGAAGATATTACACAGGATACATTTCTCAGAGTAAAGCGGTATCTCTGGACATTCAGGGGCAGATCTTCTATTCTTACCTGGATTTATAGAATCGCGACAAATGAAGTGAAGAAATTTTTTAAAAAAGCTAATAAGATAAATCATTTTTGCAAAACATTGAATGTGAGCGAAGAGAATTCGTGTGATACGTTAAGCAGTGCTATGAAGAAACTGGATTATGGTGCATATGAAATTTTATTTTTAAAATATTTTAAAAATATGAGCGAAAAGGAGATAGCGTTTATTGTGAATGTACCGGAAGGCACAGTTAAATCGCGCTTATTTAATGCGCGTAAAAAGCTAAAAGAGGTGATCGAAAATGGATGAAGAAATCAGAGAATATTTTACTACTCAATATAATAGGATAAAAGTGCCAGAGGATCTTCCGCAAAAGATTTTAGGTGAGCGAAAAGAAAAAATTTATGCATTTGTGATAGCTATATCTTCTGTTTTTCTATTCTCTATATTCTCTATATTATTTGAACTTTCTCCATCTATGGACAGCATACTAATGACTGTTTCGCTGCCCTAATTGTTATTAATTTTAAAAAGGTCAGGGGCTAATTGTACGCAAAAAAAGCAAGATGTACATTTTCTTTTGTCGATTTTGTAATTTTTGCCTTCTTTTACAATAGCGCCGGTTGGGCAAAAATTTGAGATTGTATCTATCAATTTGTTCTGTTCAGAAGTGATGTGCGGAATAATTTTTCGGATTGATCTTTTTGCAGGGTATCTTAAAGAGCGTTTCACTTCTTTTCTAAATGTAAGAAAAGTATCTCCGTATGTTGTAATATGATCAAATAAACCACTGCCAAGATCCATAGAATCGCCCACTTTGTTTGATTCTACTTCTCTTGATCTATGACCCGTCAGCACAGTGGTGGTAGAATCTAAAGCAAGTGGATCTTCAGAGAAGAGGATTACGTTCATTTTGTTTATCTCTTTGCTATTACTTATTATAGCATCCACTCCGTCAACAATGCCAAACAATACATTATCTTTTATTAAAGAATATATTTCGAGAAGAGCTTTCCAAAATTGAAATGTTAATTTAGTTAATAGTACTTGATTTCTAGTCATTGTTGGCATAAGAGTAAGGGTTGATGCTACAATTCCTCCTATTTTTGTAGTGGGAGAATCTTTCATTTTTATCACAGGGACAATATAATCTGTTTCTGTGAGAGTTGTTGGAATGAAAGCATATTTGATTATTCTTTTTCCTGTTACGCCCATTTTAGCTATCTGTCTTTCGTTTGAATATTGTATGGGCGACATAAAGGCAAATCCTCTGAAATGTTCAGTACTTTTTTCTTCCATTCTCTGGACATCCAGCTTTTCGTAAGAATTTTTTCTGAAGTCCACGAATTGAATGTTTTCTTCTTTCAGGAGGTTAACTATTTCTTCGGGCAGTTTATCTACTAAGATGGATGCTCCTACTGTGATTTTGCTTGCACCATTTATTTTAAGAAAATGGATTGTTTCTCTTAAAATTGCTGCATTTGGCGTGGGAAAATCAAAATAAATGGCAACCTTTTTACCTTTAATTTTTTCTTTATCGAATGGCGCAGCAACAGTGTTAAATGCATCACTTACTTCTTGTTTTTTATACGAATTGCATCTTTTGATTCCGAGTGTACTCATTTTATACTCCTTTCTTTTTACACATTTTATTTAACGGGCATTCATTGCAAATTGGTATTTTTTTGCAATAGCGTTTGCCTAACTCAACAATAAGTGCATGCATTTCTTTAAAAACATCAACAGCAGAATAGCCGTTAATTTTATGTTTTTTCAAATTGGTTTCAAAAATTTTTCTTATTTCATCGTAATCAGTACTATTTAAAATATCTGTTCTGTGTGCCATCCTTATTGTATAAGTATCTACAACAAAGATTTTTTTGTTTAAGGCGTAGAGAAGAATTGAATCTGCCGTTTCCTTGCCAATCCCTCTTATTGACAGAAGCTCTTTCCTTAGGTTAGATACTGTAGTCTTTTGCATCTGAGATATACTGCCGCTATATTGTTTGATGAAATATTCTGTAAGCACTTTTAGCCGTTCACTTTTTATATTATAAAAACCAGCAGGTTTTATGAGTTGTTTTATCCTCTCGAGAGGCATTTTGTTAAAAGAGGAAGGTGTAAGTACTCCTTTCTCTTTTAAACTATTTATTGCTTTTTCAACATTTTTCCAGGAAGTTTGCTGCGTAAGAACGGCTCCTACCATTACCTCAAATGGCGTTTCGGCTGGCCACCAGTTCTGTATACCAAATTCATTACGAAGAAGTTGAAATACGTTTAGAATGTTTTTTTGCAATTTTCTTTTTTTCTTTTTTTATCAGCGATAGATATTTTTTAAGCTCTTCACCTTGAAGTGTTTCTTTTTCTAATAGTGCGTTTGTAATGGTCATTACTGTCTTAAGTTGTTTTTCGATGAGAAATTTTGCTTTTTCATAGCTTGTTTCGATGATTTTTTTTACTTCTGCATCAATAAGGTTGGCAGTGGTTTCGCTGTAATCCCTTTCTTCCCCCAAATCTTTACCAAGAAAAATCATTTCGTTATGTTTACCAAAGGTGATTGGCCCTAACTTATCACTCATTCCATATGCTCTTACCATTTTTCTTGCAATATCGGTTGCGCGTTTAAGATCATTTGCCGCGCCAGTTGAAGTTTCATGAAGTATTACTTCCTCTGCTGCCCGTCCGCCTAAAAGTGCTGAAATTTTATTCATCAGTTCACTTTTTTTCTGTAGATATTTATCTCTTTCAGGAAGTTGAAGGTTGTATCCCAATGCCATTCCTCTTGATACAACGGAAATTCTATGGACAATATCACCGGTAGGAAGAGCAGTGTTAACGATAGCATGTCCTGTTTCGTGGATGGCAACTGCTCTTTTTTCTTCTTCTGAAAGTATCAACGATTTTTTTTCTGGTCCTGCTATAACTTTATCGACTGCTTCTTCGATTTCTTGCTGGGAAATCTCTTTTTTATTTTTTCTTATTGCCAAAAGCGCTGCTTCATTTAACAAGTTTTCAAGGTCTGCTCCAGTAAAGCCCGGTGTTTGTTGAGCAATTGACTTAAAGTTCATTTCTTTTGTAAATGTTTTTTTCTTTCCATGAACTTTAAGAATTTCTTCCCTGTCTTTTGAGGTAGGCAGCCCTACTACAATTCTTCTATCAAATCTTCCCGGTCTTAATAACGCAGTATCCAATATGTCTGGCCTGTTTGTAGCAGCTATTACAATAATACCGGTATGTGGATCAAACCCATCCATTTCTACAAGGAGCTGATTTAAGGTTTGTTCTCTTTCATCGTGTCCTCCGCCAATTCCTGCTCCTCTATGTCTACCTACGGCATCAATTTCATCTATAAATATTATGCATGGTCCATATGTTTTTGCCTGCTTAAATAAGTCTCTTACTCTGGATGCACCGACACCAACAAACATTTCTACAAATTCTGAGCCTGAAACAGAAAAGAAAGGAACTTTTGCCTCTCCGGCGACTGCTCTTGCTATCAGTGTTTTTCCACAGCCAGGAGGGCCTAAAAGCAGTACTCCTTTTGGTATTTTTGCGCCAAATTGTGCGAATTTCTTTGGATTTTTTAAAAATTCTATTATTTCTTTAAGTTCTTCTTTTACTTCCTCGACACCTGCTACATCTTTAAAGGTAACCCGTGGTTTATTATCAAGAAACAATTTGGCTTTGCTTTTCCCGAAGCTAAATGCTTGATTTGCTCCGCCACCTGCTCCTTGCATCATTTTCTGCATAAAAAACCACCATACGCCAATGATAAGAATCCATGGTGCAATATTCCAGAATATCATCCAGAATGTGTTATTGCTCGGATTAACATCGTAGGTAACGCCCTTTTCTATCAGATCTTTTTCAAGAGTATCTATATTGCCGGGCGGATACGAATCTATAAAAGATCCATCTTTTAGTGTGCCAATTACCTGAGATGGATAATTTTCTTTCATTTTTATTTGTACAGACGTTACATCCCCGGAGTTCACTCTATCAATAAATTCTGAGTAAGGCACTGTTGTAATGGGAGCACCGCTATTTCTGCCAAAAAAGGTTGAAACCGAGAATAAAATTATTATCAGAATCACCCAGGCAATAATTTCTTTTTTAAAGAAGTTTTTATTATTTTTCTTAGCCATATTTTATTTATTATCCCCTTTCAGTTGTAAATTTTTTCTTTTAATACGCCTATAAATGGGAGGTTTCTATATTTTTCTTTGTAATCTAATCCGTAACCTATAACAAATTTATTTGGTATTTTAAATCCGTAATAATTGACTTTTATAGGTATTTTTCTTCGTTCTTCTTTATCTAGCAATGTGCAAATTTTTATGCTTTTTGGATTTCTTGTTTTAAGTAATCGCGTTACTGCATCCATTGTGAGGCCTGTATCTACAATATCTTCAATAATAAGTACATGTCTATCATTGATGGGGGTATCAAGGTCCTTTAAGATTTTTACTTGCCCTGTAGATTCTGTGTTCCCTCCGTAGCTTGAAATTGCCATAAAATCAATCGACATATCAATTTTTATCTCTTTGGAAAGGTCTGCAAGAAACATAAAAGCCCCTCTTAAAATACAGACGAATAAGGGAAATTTGCCCTTATAATCTGTATTAATTTGACTTCCTACTATTTTAATACGTTGTTCAATATCTTCCTTTGAAAAAAGGATTTCTTTAACATCTCTTTTCATAGTCTAATTATATCAGAAAATGGTTTTTCTTAAAGTAGCGGTGAGAAGCAGTTTATTTTTTGTATTTTTGGTTATTTGGTATAAATTGCTTCTTCTTACGCCTATAACCCAGATGATTTCATTTTTACTGCTTACAAGTAGCGGAACTTTATGTCTTGTTTTTACACCTATTTTCTGGTTTACAAAGAGATCCTGGATTTTTTTGTTTCCCATTTTGAGGCTGATTTTGTCTCCCTTTTTCCTGAATCGCACTTTGAGAGGCAGAGGGATATTATCCATATCAACAACGATTTTATTGCTATCTAACGTTGATTTTTTAACATTATCAATAATTTCTGTTTTTATTATGATATTCGCTTTCTCTATCGATGTTGCTCCTGGTATGGTAATCGGGTATTCTTTTTTTAGTGTAAAAGGTAGAGGGTTGGTTTTTTCTATCCAGAATTCTTTTTTATTTTTTAGTATGTAAAGATTGCCATACAAATTTGTTTTATTACTTTTTTCTGTTGATAAAAATTGTACGATTCGCTCTATTCTGTCGAATGTTGCATATTTGTACAGCATTAATTTTATGATTCTTCGTTTTTCGAATAAAGGTAAGGCGTTGAAAATAGTAAGAGAATATCGTTCTTTGTTGAAAAGGAGTGCCTTGTCCTTTAGCGAGATTTCATTTATAAACTGCTCTTCTTCAAGCAAAGTTAATGATAGATTTAAAATATGTCGCTTAATTTCTGGGTTTAGAGAGGCAAGCAAGGGAACGAGCTGATGGCGTACTCTATTTCTCAAATAGTCAAGCGAAAAATTTGTCCAATCTGTTCTAAATGGAATTTTATTCAATTTTATATACGCTTCTACGTCTTTTCTTGTTATACGAATCAATGGATGGATAATTCCTTGAAAGCTTTTTGGTCGAATACCAATGAGCCCTGTGACACCTGTGCCTTTTAATAAATGGATGAGAGTGGTTTCCACGAGATCGTCCATAGTATGGGCTAGTGCGGTTTTGTCATATTTTTCCTCTTGCTTAATCTTTAAAAAGAATGCAAATCTTTCTTCTCTTGCCATATCTTCCAATGAGCGTGAGCGCATTTTGGCAAGCTTTTTGATGTTTTTTTCGTTATAGAAAAATGGAATATCGAGCTTGGCAGCTATACTGCTTACAAATTTTGTTTCTTCTTCAGATTCTTTCCTCATTTTATGATTGAAGGTGGCTACTGCAATTGAAAAACCAAGTTCGTCTTTTAATTCATTCAGAATGTGCAATAAACACATCGAATCTGCTCCTCCGGATATGCCTACAAGGACACGTTCTCTTTTTTTAATTAGGGCAAATTCTTCTATTGTATTTTTTACTTCATTACTTATATTAATTTTCTTCATTTTTTATTTCCTTTATTTAACTATCCCTCAGATATTAGTTTATCTAACGTGGTTTATTTATCTTTTGAATCCAATTTTTCCTATCCAGCATTTTTGTATCTGTTATTTCCCTGTCTTTGATAGCTTTTATTAACATAGTTTATATCTTTGAGAGTCGCAGTCAAGCATTAGAAAATTTTGACTTTTTGCCATTATTTATTACAATATTGCTTGTTATGATAAGAATTATTGAAACGAATGAAAATGATGGGGCGATGAATATGGCAATTGATGAGGCGCTCCTTATTATAGAAAGAGAAAGGGGCTTCCCACCGGCGCTTCGCGTGTATAAATTTGTCCCACCGACACTTTCTATTGGTTATTTCCAAAAAATGGAAAAAGAAGTAAACTTTGCCCATTGTAAGGAGTTAGGCATTGGTTATGTCAGGAGGCCTACAGGAGGCAGGGCAGTGTTGCATGATAGGGAGCTGACATATAGCGTAACTATGGCGCACCCTCATAGTATTTTGGAGATGAATCTTCTCGATTCTTTTCATTATCTCTGTGAAGGTATTATAGAGGCAATAAGTTTACTTGGAGGAAATGCGTATTTTTCTGATAGGGAGGACAACGAGATATCTTCTCCTTCATGTTTTGCTGCACCGACATTTTCGGATATTTTATTGAACGGCAAAAAAGTTGTAGGTTCTGCACAGAGGAGGAATGATTGTGGCTTATTGCAGCACGGTTCAATCCTTTATCATGTCGATCTTGAGCAAATATTTTATTGTTTTAACCTGGATGAGAATGCAAGAAAAAGACTTGTGGAATTATCCAAAAAGAAAATTTCATCACTTTCTGATGAATTGAATAAGGAAATTACGTTTGATGTGATAAAAGTTGCTCTTAAAAGAGGAATGGAAAAGATTACGAACGAAACACTGGTTCCTACTGAGCTTACAAAGGATGAAAAAAATTTAGCAGAAAAATTATATCACGAAAAATATAATACTTATAAATGGAATTTTAAAAGATGACTATTTTAAGTAAAATAGAGGAGAGGTGAATTATGGGAAGAGAAAGTAGAATTAGAAAATTGAGAAAAGAGGGTGTTATAGCTCCTGTGCGAGAAAAAACAAAACAGCGGAGATGGATTAAGATCCTTATTTCTGTGTTGCTCGTATTTATAATTCTCTTTGGGATAGCAAGAGTGTGGGGATATCTTGAACGAGATGTTGTTGCGCACGTTGGGAAGGAAACAATCAAAAGGCAAGAAATTCAGGATCAAATTGATTATTATATCCAGATGTATCAGCAATATGGTATGGACCTTACTGACCCTCAATACAGTGCACAGCTCTTAAATCTTGAGCAAAACATAAAGGATAATTTTATAAACCAGTCGCTTCTGGTACAGTACGCAGAGGCGCAACGTCTTGAAATTGATCAGGATGCTTTTAATGAAAATATTGAAAGCCAGGTCGATCGGATTGTAGAACAGGGGATACAAAACCAGGGGGAAGAGGTTTTTACTTCTTATGTTGAAGCTCAATATGGTTCTATGGATGAATATAAAGAGTATCTGAGAAAACAGCTCACCCCTTACGTTGAAAGGCCTTTACTCTCGCAGGCTGCATTGGAAGAACAATATGAAACAATAGAAATTACGGATGATGATGTGAATTTGTATTGGAATGCTGTATATCAAGTTGATGCAGAACACTTTTTATTAAAAGTAGAAGAGGATGTTTCCGAGAGTGATACCGCTGCTATTAAAACTCAGATAGAAGATATCTACAACGAAATAGTGGAAGCAAAAGGTGAAGATAATTTTAATTTTGCTGAATTTGCTCGCGGGAAGGCAGAAGAATTCAATGAAGCGGCAGCCGATACTGGTAAAGAAGCTGCTCGTTATGAAAGTCTTGGATATTTTTCGAAAGGGCAAATGGTAGAAGAATTTGAAGAGGTCTGTTTTGACCCTGATGTTAACATTGGAAATATTGTTGGTCCTGTAAAAACTAATTTTGGTTTTCATATTATTCATATCCTTGGAAATAAACCAATGGGTGAAAAATATGATGAGCCAGCAATGATTAATGTTCGTCTTGTTCTTTTCAAGTATGAGCAAGGGGATGAAAAAAGTGAAGAAAATGCTAAGATGAGTGCGAATTCCATTGTTATTCAGACCAAAGGAGGAATGGATTTTATCGAAGCGGTGGAAAGATTTTCTCAGGATGATACGACAAAGGAAAATGATGGAGAAACAGGGTTCTTCACAGA
It encodes the following:
- a CDS encoding peptidylprolyl isomerase, giving the protein MGRESRIRKLRKEGVIAPVREKTKQRRWIKILISVLLVFIILFGIARVWGYLERDVVAHVGKETIKRQEIQDQIDYYIQMYQQYGMDLTDPQYSAQLLNLEQNIKDNFINQSLLVQYAEAQRLEIDQDAFNENIESQVDRIVEQGIQNQGEEVFTSYVEAQYGSMDEYKEYLRKQLTPYVERPLLSQAALEEQYETIEITDDDVNLYWNAVYQVDAEHFLLKVEEDVSESDTAAIKTQIEDIYNEIVEAKGEDNFNFAEFARGKAEEFNEAAADTGKEAARYESLGYFSKGQMVEEFEEVCFDPDVNIGNIVGPVKTNFGFHIIHILGNKPMGEKYDEPAMINVRLVLFKYEQGDEKSEENAKMSANSIVIQTKGGMDFIEAVERFSQDDTTKENDGETGFFTETERSELFMAAEKLAVGNIAGPIKTSDGYAAIKVIDKKEAVKASLDSEEVYEKVKDDIMNEKKLEVEKEFIETLKQKYKVRTTNPWISITAFFDRHLGDEWRGFVGWWDRVTTGKTSEGTQPEIPNTPVIPSPDEGNEGGEPLQPIGGGD